The following proteins are encoded in a genomic region of Nocardioides renjunii:
- a CDS encoding AbgT family transporter: MSTTAAEETSSGGFLGWIERVGNKVPHPAIIFLALIVGVIVLSAVLAWADVSVTTEVAEAEETGVSQDYDAGGSSYPSLDHEPEQAIPEYDVRTETIEVESLLNGDGIRYMFTTAVQNFNDFGVVAVILVAMIGVGVAEEAGLIAALIRKMVQVAPAGAITFIIVLLGGISSVASDAGYLVLIPLGAAAFASLGRNPLVGIAAAYAGVSASFFVNILITPADGIITEVTNEIVAGVAPGAEPLNVTNNFYFAIVSTLFTAAVMTILTERYIEPRAGRWDPAERPADAPVDHVPAGDELAHESRGLRLSGIYTLVAVAIICALTFIPGAPLRNPETGEIFGNSPFMSSLLLIISMLFLAAGLGYGRGSGSLTGSTNVINAIVKTFNGLGGLIFLMLLIAQFIAFFNYSNISNVVATQLADLLGSADIGALPLLIGFILLVVVIDMIMPGVIPKWAIIAPIFIPLFYNLGIAPQTVLAAYRVGDGPVNVITPLMVYLPFIILVCQRYRASAGMGTVISMMLPYTVVVLVSWTLLFTGWYLLEIPWGPGSPVQLE; encoded by the coding sequence ATGAGCACCACGGCCGCCGAGGAGACCAGCTCCGGCGGCTTCCTCGGGTGGATCGAGCGGGTCGGCAACAAGGTCCCGCACCCGGCCATCATCTTCCTGGCACTGATCGTCGGCGTCATCGTGCTCTCGGCGGTCCTGGCGTGGGCCGACGTCAGCGTCACCACGGAGGTCGCCGAGGCGGAGGAGACGGGCGTCAGCCAGGACTACGACGCCGGCGGCAGCTCGTACCCCTCGCTGGACCACGAGCCGGAGCAGGCGATCCCCGAGTACGACGTCCGCACCGAGACCATCGAGGTCGAGAGCCTGCTCAACGGCGACGGCATCCGCTACATGTTCACCACAGCGGTGCAGAACTTCAACGACTTCGGCGTGGTCGCGGTCATCCTCGTCGCCATGATCGGGGTCGGGGTCGCCGAGGAGGCGGGGCTGATCGCGGCCCTGATCCGCAAGATGGTGCAGGTCGCCCCCGCCGGCGCGATCACGTTCATCATCGTGCTGCTGGGCGGGATCTCCAGCGTGGCCTCCGACGCCGGCTACCTGGTGCTCATCCCCCTGGGCGCCGCCGCGTTCGCCAGCCTGGGACGCAACCCCCTGGTCGGGATCGCCGCGGCGTACGCCGGGGTCAGCGCGTCGTTCTTCGTCAACATCCTCATCACCCCGGCCGACGGGATCATCACCGAGGTCACCAACGAGATCGTGGCCGGCGTGGCACCGGGCGCGGAGCCGCTCAACGTCACCAACAACTTCTACTTCGCCATCGTGTCCACCCTCTTCACCGCGGCGGTGATGACGATCCTGACCGAGCGCTACATCGAGCCGCGGGCCGGCAGGTGGGACCCGGCGGAGCGCCCCGCCGACGCCCCGGTCGACCACGTCCCCGCCGGCGACGAGCTCGCCCACGAGTCCCGCGGGCTGCGACTGTCCGGGATCTACACGCTCGTCGCGGTCGCGATCATCTGCGCGCTGACCTTCATCCCCGGCGCGCCGCTGCGCAACCCCGAGACCGGTGAGATCTTCGGCAACTCCCCGTTCATGAGCAGCCTGCTGCTGATCATCTCGATGCTGTTCCTCGCCGCCGGGCTGGGCTACGGCAGGGGCTCCGGCAGCCTCACCGGCAGCACCAACGTCATCAACGCGATCGTGAAGACCTTCAACGGCCTGGGCGGCCTCATCTTCCTGATGCTGCTGATCGCCCAGTTCATCGCCTTCTTCAACTACTCCAACATCTCCAACGTCGTGGCGACCCAGCTCGCCGACCTGCTCGGAAGCGCCGACATCGGGGCGCTGCCGCTCCTGATCGGCTTCATCCTGCTGGTCGTCGTCATCGACATGATCATGCCGGGGGTGATCCCCAAGTGGGCGATCATCGCCCCCATCTTCATCCCGCTGTTCTACAACCTCGGGATCGCCCCGCAGACCGTGCTGGCCGCCTACCGCGTGGGCGACGGGCCGGTCAACGTCATCACGCCGCTGATGGTCTACCTGCCCTTCATCATCCTGGTCTGCCAGCGCTACCGCGCCTCCGCCGGGATGGGCACGGTCATCTCGATGATGCTCCCCTACACGGTGGTCGTGCTGGTGTCGTGGACGCTGCTGTTCACCGGCTGGTACCTCCTCGAGATCCCCTGGGGTCCCGGCTCGCCTGTGCAGCTCGAGTAG
- a CDS encoding alpha/beta-hydrolase family protein — protein sequence MATATRPTSPDRGPADAARAEPRWSRALRRPSLLGVVLAAWFVGQSMAPSLLARTWFFQGVLTGISLALGYAVGLGLTRLLAWLRVRFDWPWHPFDPARDRQVRVAVVALSVAYATWAAFDALAAHRWTWERLGYERSSYWLVFGGTLLLAAVVALVLFAVGRLLTLLWRLTTRVGTWLLPAWIAAGLALVLVGWVVLASLNNLVLQRTLDGFNAAFALGDRDLGGAPEPPTSRLRSGGPDSEVQWDEAGREGRRFLTRGPTTADLEELATGEVVEPVRVFVGRASTDTVEERVDLAMEEMERFGGFEREALLVVIPTGTGWINEQLVQPLEYFHDGDVATVTVQYSHLPSPLAFLSESAAAGDTAVALVEAVEARLAGLGDDRPRLYVAGESLGSFGGSQVFDSLADSRERVDGAVWVGPPETMRLRREAERVREPGSRQVAPVVGDGESYVFANRAADLEGRTAHTVFLQHGDDPIVWWDWDTLADEPDWLEEPLDPAVNPAIEWTPVTTFLQLAVDMAVSNDFDEDHGHKYGTQPLDAWYAVVRPPGWDRARVDQLRERLAPIDR from the coding sequence GTGGCGACCGCGACGAGGCCGACCTCGCCCGACCGCGGCCCGGCCGACGCTGCTCGGGCAGAGCCTCGCTGGTCGCGGGCGCTGCGTCGTCCGAGCCTGCTCGGCGTCGTGCTGGCCGCGTGGTTCGTCGGGCAGTCGATGGCGCCGTCCCTGCTGGCGCGGACCTGGTTCTTCCAGGGGGTGCTCACGGGCATCTCCCTGGCCCTCGGCTACGCCGTCGGGCTCGGGCTGACCCGGCTGCTCGCCTGGCTCCGGGTCCGGTTCGACTGGCCCTGGCACCCGTTCGACCCGGCCCGGGACCGCCAGGTGCGCGTGGCGGTGGTCGCGCTCAGCGTCGCCTACGCGACCTGGGCGGCGTTCGACGCGCTGGCGGCCCACCGGTGGACCTGGGAGCGGCTCGGCTACGAGCGGTCGTCGTACTGGCTCGTCTTCGGCGGGACGCTGCTGCTCGCGGCGGTGGTGGCCCTCGTCCTGTTCGCCGTCGGACGACTGCTCACGCTCCTCTGGCGCCTCACCACGCGGGTCGGCACGTGGCTGCTGCCGGCCTGGATCGCCGCAGGGCTGGCGCTGGTGCTCGTCGGCTGGGTGGTGCTCGCCTCGCTCAACAACCTCGTCCTGCAACGCACGCTCGACGGCTTCAACGCGGCCTTCGCGCTCGGCGACCGCGATCTCGGCGGTGCTCCCGAGCCCCCGACGTCGCGGCTGCGATCCGGTGGCCCGGACTCCGAGGTGCAGTGGGACGAGGCGGGCCGCGAGGGCCGGCGGTTCCTCACCCGCGGGCCGACGACCGCCGACCTCGAGGAGCTCGCGACCGGTGAGGTCGTCGAGCCGGTGCGCGTCTTCGTCGGCCGCGCCTCCACGGACACCGTCGAGGAGCGCGTGGACCTGGCCATGGAGGAGATGGAGCGCTTCGGCGGGTTCGAGCGCGAGGCGCTGCTGGTGGTCATCCCGACCGGCACCGGCTGGATCAACGAGCAGCTGGTGCAGCCGCTGGAGTACTTCCACGACGGCGACGTCGCCACCGTCACCGTCCAGTACTCCCACCTGCCCAGCCCGCTCGCGTTCCTCTCCGAGTCGGCGGCCGCCGGCGACACGGCCGTCGCCCTCGTCGAGGCCGTCGAGGCCCGCCTCGCGGGGCTCGGCGACGACCGCCCCCGGCTCTACGTCGCCGGCGAGAGCCTGGGCTCCTTCGGTGGCTCGCAGGTCTTCGACTCCCTCGCCGACAGCCGTGAGCGGGTCGACGGTGCGGTGTGGGTGGGCCCTCCCGAGACGATGCGGCTTCGTCGCGAGGCCGAGCGGGTGCGCGAGCCGGGCTCCCGGCAGGTCGCTCCCGTGGTCGGTGACGGCGAGTCGTACGTCTTCGCCAACCGCGCCGCCGACCTCGAGGGGCGCACCGCCCACACGGTGTTCCTCCAGCACGGCGACGACCCGATCGTGTGGTGGGACTGGGACACCCTCGCCGACGAGCCGGACTGGCTCGAGGAGCCGCTCGACCCGGCGGTCAACCCTGCCATCGAGTGGACCCCGGTCACGACCTTCCTGCAGCTCGCCGTCGACATGGCCGTCAGCAACGACTTCGACGAGGACCACGGCCACAAGTACGGCACCCAGCCGCTCGACGCCTGGTACGCCGTGGTGCGGCCGCCCGGCTGGGACCGTGCCCGGGTCGACCAGCTGCGCGAACGGCTGGCGCCCATCGACCGCTGA
- a CDS encoding phage holin family protein codes for MTVVAFILRWVLLALAVVLAAWVTPDVDFRGGPLSALVVAALIAAANVVAQLALRWLPSPDNVLALAALTLVVNGCVVWLASVLTTRLRIDGFVAAVTFALMVTVFSVALGWAIQRVLDRFDRSTVGETA; via the coding sequence GTGACCGTCGTGGCGTTCATCCTGCGGTGGGTGCTCCTCGCCCTCGCCGTCGTCCTGGCGGCCTGGGTCACGCCCGACGTCGACTTCCGCGGCGGACCGCTCTCCGCATTGGTGGTCGCCGCACTGATCGCCGCCGCCAACGTCGTCGCCCAGCTGGCCCTCCGATGGCTCCCGAGCCCGGACAACGTGCTGGCCCTCGCGGCCCTGACGCTGGTCGTCAACGGCTGCGTCGTGTGGCTCGCCTCGGTGCTCACGACGCGCCTTCGCATCGACGGCTTCGTCGCCGCGGTGACCTTCGCCCTCATGGTGACGGTGTTCTCCGTCGCCCTCGGCTGGGCGATCCAGAGGGTGCTCGACCGGTTCGACCGCTCGACCGTCGGCGAGACCGCCTGA
- a CDS encoding SLC13 family permease, producing MTLDDATTALVVLGLVVALFVWNRLPVGVVAVLAALALWATGLVTTEEAVAGFGDPVVIFIATLFVVSEAIDSTGVTTWAGRLLLERAGTGATRVLVAVCLLSAVLTSLITLNGAVAALLPLVVLVGHRIGMPASRLLMPVAFAGSAGGMLLLMSSPVNVIISEAASDAGEGPFPFFSFALVGLPLLVGTVALCALLGPRLLPRRTPEHAAPDLGALAETLEGQYQVTDGFYRLRVRSRSDLVGRGPARSLGADHGVRVVAAESPAGAVVLGPVSDDDTLVVTGAPHDVTQFALEHGLAVSMVGVGDGQGLMNREAGAAEVVVPPRSRLVGERVHRGMKRENALIILAVQRLGTDRGDGPIELAEGDAILLHGRWSALDRLNRDRDVLLVDSPDLVRRQTVAWGPRATLAVLVLVALVAMLGSGRVPPAIAGMAAAVSLVLLRVVSVTQAYRCISWQTVVLVGALIPLSTAIRTSGAADRVASLLIDAVGSGRPILLLAALFVLTAVLGQVVSNTATVLVVVPIALAAAEATGTSAKPLLMAVAIAGCAALLTPISTPGNMMIMSPGGYRFGDYWKLGLPVLVWWFVVALVVVPLVWPL from the coding sequence ATGACGCTGGACGACGCGACCACGGCGCTGGTGGTCCTGGGGCTGGTCGTCGCCCTCTTCGTGTGGAACCGGCTCCCGGTCGGCGTGGTGGCCGTCCTCGCGGCACTGGCACTGTGGGCCACCGGCCTGGTCACCACTGAGGAGGCCGTGGCCGGGTTCGGGGATCCCGTCGTGATCTTCATCGCCACGCTCTTCGTGGTGAGCGAGGCCATCGACTCGACGGGGGTGACGACGTGGGCGGGCCGCCTCCTGCTCGAGCGCGCCGGCACCGGCGCCACCCGGGTGCTGGTGGCGGTGTGCCTGCTGTCGGCCGTGCTCACGTCGCTCATCACGCTCAACGGGGCGGTGGCCGCGCTCCTGCCGCTGGTCGTGCTGGTCGGGCACCGCATCGGGATGCCGGCCTCCCGGCTCCTGATGCCCGTGGCGTTCGCGGGCAGCGCCGGCGGGATGCTGCTGCTGATGAGCAGCCCGGTCAACGTGATCATCTCCGAGGCCGCGAGCGACGCCGGGGAGGGACCGTTCCCCTTCTTCTCCTTCGCCCTCGTCGGCCTCCCGCTGCTGGTGGGGACGGTGGCGCTCTGCGCGCTCCTCGGGCCGCGCCTGCTCCCGCGACGGACACCGGAGCACGCCGCCCCCGACCTCGGCGCCCTGGCGGAGACCCTCGAGGGCCAGTACCAGGTGACCGACGGGTTCTACCGCCTGCGCGTGCGCTCCCGCTCGGACCTGGTCGGGCGGGGGCCGGCGCGCAGCCTCGGCGCGGACCACGGCGTACGCGTCGTAGCGGCCGAGTCCCCCGCGGGCGCCGTCGTGCTCGGCCCCGTCAGCGACGACGACACCCTCGTCGTGACGGGCGCACCCCATGACGTCACCCAGTTCGCGCTCGAGCACGGCCTCGCCGTCAGCATGGTCGGCGTCGGCGACGGGCAAGGGCTGATGAACCGGGAGGCCGGCGCGGCGGAGGTGGTCGTGCCGCCGCGCTCGCGCCTCGTGGGCGAGCGGGTGCACCGGGGCATGAAGCGCGAGAACGCACTCATCATCCTGGCCGTGCAGCGGCTCGGCACCGACCGCGGCGACGGCCCGATCGAGCTCGCGGAGGGCGACGCGATCCTCCTGCACGGTCGCTGGTCGGCGCTCGACCGGCTCAACCGCGACCGGGACGTGCTGCTGGTCGACTCCCCCGACCTCGTGCGTCGCCAGACCGTCGCCTGGGGACCGAGGGCGACCCTCGCCGTGCTGGTGCTGGTCGCGCTCGTCGCCATGCTCGGCTCGGGCCGGGTCCCTCCGGCCATCGCCGGGATGGCCGCCGCCGTGAGCCTCGTGCTGCTCCGGGTCGTCTCGGTGACCCAGGCCTACCGCTGCATCTCCTGGCAGACGGTCGTGCTGGTGGGTGCGCTGATCCCGCTCTCGACCGCGATCCGCACCAGCGGCGCTGCCGACCGGGTGGCGTCGCTGCTCATCGACGCGGTGGGCTCGGGTCGCCCGATCCTCCTGCTGGCCGCGCTCTTCGTCCTCACTGCCGTCCTGGGGCAGGTGGTGAGCAACACCGCGACCGTCCTCGTCGTCGTACCGATCGCCCTGGCCGCGGCCGAGGCGACGGGGACGTCGGCGAAGCCCCTGCTGATGGCGGTCGCGATCGCCGGGTGCGCGGCGCTGCTCACCCCCATCTCGACGCCCGGCAACATGATGATCATGAGCCCCGGCGGCTACCGGTTCGGCGACTACTGGAAGCTCGGGCTCCCCGTCCTGGTGTGGTGGTTCGTCGTCGCACTCGTCGTCGTCCCGCTGGTCTGGCCCCTCTGA
- a CDS encoding GntP family permease, with the protein MVAVHTSIAILLVIALIIKVRIDPVISLILGSLYLGLAAGVGFAGTIEAITTGFGGIMAEVGLLIGFGVLIGALLHSTGAFRRLVGQLVQRVGAGRLPYALTSMLAVVMPSIYVDVQVVLAAPVARSASPFIGKIGLPVLASALGCGIFAGYVFVIPGLAAISIAGLLDIRLGDWLLYGVVIGLATALVSTLLMRLLFHAGGFWKPETDEEVDEAMMEQEAADRAYLTGEASTSEEALAQTEASATATESEEGVRRLPLVVLMLPILVPLLLIAFGAFAELGGWSNDAIAFFGDANMALFIGLLGAYTLSRVSAGSERTNEAMEDGFHTTGEILLITGVGGSLGAVIEATGLDKVLGDLFQADEGAPVVLSILLAWFIAAVLHLAIGSVSVAAITAAGIIAPILDSLTISPIVIGLAIASGAMFALQVNSNFFWMFKSLLGLSTKGTLKTLTLVTSVASVVSLPMVMLAAVVA; encoded by the coding sequence ATGGTCGCCGTCCACACCAGCATCGCGATCCTGCTGGTCATCGCCTTGATCATCAAGGTCCGCATCGACCCGGTGATCTCGCTGATCCTCGGCTCGCTCTACCTCGGCCTCGCCGCGGGCGTCGGGTTCGCCGGGACGATCGAGGCGATCACGACCGGCTTCGGCGGGATCATGGCCGAGGTCGGCCTCCTCATCGGCTTCGGCGTGCTCATCGGGGCCCTGCTGCACTCCACCGGCGCGTTCCGGCGACTGGTGGGCCAGCTCGTCCAGCGCGTCGGCGCGGGCCGCCTGCCGTACGCCCTGACGTCGATGCTCGCGGTCGTCATGCCGTCCATCTACGTCGACGTGCAGGTCGTCCTGGCCGCCCCGGTCGCCCGCTCGGCCTCGCCGTTCATCGGCAAGATCGGGCTCCCGGTGCTCGCCTCCGCCCTGGGCTGCGGCATCTTCGCCGGTTACGTGTTCGTCATCCCGGGCCTCGCCGCCATCTCGATCGCGGGACTCCTCGACATCCGGCTCGGCGACTGGCTCCTCTACGGCGTGGTCATCGGCCTCGCCACGGCCCTCGTCTCGACTCTCCTCATGCGGCTGCTGTTCCACGCCGGTGGCTTCTGGAAGCCCGAGACCGACGAGGAGGTCGACGAGGCGATGATGGAGCAGGAGGCCGCCGACCGGGCCTACCTCACCGGCGAGGCGTCGACGTCCGAGGAGGCGCTCGCGCAGACCGAGGCCTCCGCCACCGCGACGGAGAGCGAGGAGGGCGTACGCCGCCTACCGCTCGTCGTCCTGATGCTCCCGATCTTGGTCCCGCTGCTGCTGATCGCCTTCGGCGCCTTCGCCGAGCTCGGCGGCTGGTCCAACGACGCGATCGCCTTCTTCGGCGACGCCAACATGGCGCTCTTCATCGGGTTGCTCGGGGCCTACACGCTCTCGCGCGTGTCTGCCGGCTCGGAGCGGACCAACGAGGCCATGGAGGACGGGTTCCACACCACGGGCGAGATCCTGCTCATCACCGGCGTGGGCGGGTCGCTCGGCGCCGTCATCGAGGCGACCGGGCTCGACAAGGTCCTCGGCGACCTCTTCCAGGCCGACGAGGGCGCCCCGGTGGTCCTGAGCATCCTGCTGGCGTGGTTCATCGCCGCGGTGCTGCACCTCGCGATCGGGTCGGTCTCGGTCGCCGCCATCACCGCCGCGGGCATCATCGCCCCGATCCTCGACTCGCTGACGATCTCCCCCATCGTCATCGGCCTGGCCATCGCGTCGGGCGCCATGTTCGCCCTCCAAGTGAACAGCAACTTCTTCTGGATGTTCAAGTCTCTGCTCGGCCTCTCGACCAAGGGGACGCTCAAGACGCTGACCCTCGTCACCTCGGTCGCCTCCGTCGTGTCGCTGCCGATGGTGATGCTGGCGGCCGTCGTCGCCTGA
- a CDS encoding META domain-containing protein, with amino-acid sequence MSRPSHSRASAGALRARAAAVLATAGLLAACGSDGETGAARSPALEPLRSDMALLEAASFVSSSVEGRELVEDTEVQLSFDGDTMAVSGGCNTSFGAYTIEDGVLSWEAGPAATMMACDDDVTAQDAWLAELLTAGVTATTDGADLHLDSEGTTLVLEREPPVPLDTLLGRTWSVVGTVSDGSTSRLPSRVRTPRLVVGQDGLSRLDTGCNVGRTRVTVDRVSVSFAPPTVTRTACREPDRTIEGIVLSVVDGRSDSVYYDGAVLLVIKDGFGLLFQVA; translated from the coding sequence ATGTCGAGGCCGTCTCACAGCCGAGCGTCGGCCGGCGCGCTCCGTGCGCGCGCGGCAGCGGTCCTGGCGACGGCCGGGCTCCTCGCTGCCTGTGGCTCCGACGGCGAGACCGGCGCGGCCCGCTCCCCGGCGCTCGAGCCGCTGCGGAGCGACATGGCGCTGCTGGAGGCCGCCTCCTTCGTCTCCTCCTCGGTGGAGGGTCGCGAGCTGGTCGAGGACACGGAGGTGCAGCTGTCCTTCGACGGGGACACGATGGCGGTGTCGGGCGGGTGCAACACGTCGTTCGGGGCCTACACGATCGAGGACGGGGTGCTCAGCTGGGAGGCCGGACCCGCCGCCACGATGATGGCGTGCGACGACGACGTCACCGCGCAGGACGCCTGGCTCGCGGAGCTGCTCACCGCAGGCGTCACCGCGACCACGGACGGCGCCGACCTGCACCTGGACTCCGAGGGCACCACGCTCGTCCTCGAGCGGGAGCCGCCGGTCCCGCTCGACACGCTGCTGGGCCGCACCTGGTCCGTCGTCGGCACGGTGTCCGACGGATCGACGTCCCGGCTCCCCTCCCGGGTGCGCACCCCGCGGCTCGTCGTCGGGCAGGACGGCCTGTCCCGGCTGGACACCGGCTGCAACGTCGGGCGCACCCGGGTCACGGTCGACCGCGTCTCGGTCTCGTTCGCGCCGCCGACCGTGACGCGTACGGCGTGCCGCGAGCCCGACCGGACGATCGAGGGCATCGTCCTGTCCGTCGTTGACGGGCGCTCGGACTCCGTCTACTACGACGGTGCGGTCCTGCTCGTCATCAAGGACGGCTTCGGGCTGCTGTTCCAGGTGGCGTAG
- the glsA gene encoding glutaminase A: MTRDHRHVSAGLLPAPATTRARVTEAHELFRTVTDGSLSTVYPALATADPDLFGLSLVSTAGAVVAAGDAGVPFAIMSVAKPFVFALACELRGIESVRRRVGVNATGMPFSSTVPVERDARGRTNPMVNPGAIATTSLVGGASTKERWELVHAALSGFAGRDLVLDEEILHSARTTNHRNRGLANMLAAVGALDGEAADAVEVYTRQSCLSVTTTDLAVMGATLADGGTNPVTGRRVVDAETAHATLAVMTVAGMYETSGDWLFDVGMPGKSGIAGGIVTVSPGKGALATFSPLLDDAGNSVRGQLATRHLARRLGLDILASEVAPQAARAESPESGEPPPPLRRPSSSRAHSPVRRSTVSSSAAREIDPVPSLRHPAEVRVTDSLPSVAEAAALAVPVSEGADPPGDLGTDAAQLAVLGFTGAAHQVVVLPDPAGRALVALGVGAAASVDTTVVRDLAATFARAVPRQTTLAVELPGADLAVPPADFAQAVVEGVLLARWRFFVGAGGDEPTLTALTLVAPPELVDDVRTGAARGEVVARAAMISRDLSNCPATTLSAERMGEVATELAPIAGLEVELFDRAQLEEMGCGGILGVNRGSVEEPRLIKMSYRPDSPVGHLGLVGKGIMYDSGGISLKPSDESHAQMKNDMTGAAAILGAMTALRDLGCRASVTAYLCCTDNMPSGSAMKLGDVLRMRNGTTVEVLNTDAEGRLVMADGLCLAVEDGVDAVVDVATLTGACLRTFGVDVAGVMGNDASLVARLREAGAVADEPVWELPLHRPYREQLVSTIADMTNMGGANAGSITAALFLEEFVDGVSWAHVDIAGTAQQPAVRTWRNKGASGFGAKLLIELATRFESPGSPR; the protein is encoded by the coding sequence GTGCCGTTCGCCATCATGAGCGTGGCCAAGCCGTTCGTCTTCGCCCTCGCGTGCGAGCTCCGCGGGATCGAGTCCGTACGCCGGCGCGTCGGCGTCAACGCCACCGGGATGCCGTTCAGCTCGACGGTCCCCGTCGAGCGCGACGCGCGCGGCCGCACCAACCCCATGGTCAACCCCGGCGCCATCGCGACCACGAGCCTCGTCGGTGGAGCGAGCACGAAGGAGAGGTGGGAGCTCGTCCACGCGGCGCTGTCCGGCTTCGCCGGCCGCGACCTCGTCCTGGACGAGGAGATCCTGCACTCGGCGCGGACGACCAACCACCGCAACCGGGGCCTGGCCAACATGCTGGCTGCCGTCGGGGCCCTCGATGGCGAGGCCGCCGACGCGGTCGAGGTCTACACGCGGCAGAGCTGCCTCTCGGTCACGACCACCGACCTGGCGGTGATGGGCGCGACCCTCGCCGACGGCGGGACGAACCCCGTGACCGGCCGACGCGTCGTCGACGCCGAGACCGCGCACGCCACCCTCGCCGTGATGACCGTGGCCGGCATGTACGAGACGTCGGGCGACTGGCTCTTCGACGTCGGCATGCCGGGCAAGAGCGGCATCGCGGGTGGCATCGTCACGGTGTCGCCGGGCAAGGGGGCGCTCGCCACCTTCTCGCCGCTCCTCGACGACGCCGGCAACAGCGTCCGCGGGCAGCTCGCGACGAGGCACCTCGCGCGCCGCCTGGGACTCGACATCCTCGCCTCCGAGGTAGCGCCGCAGGCGGCGCGCGCCGAATCGCCCGAATCGGGGGAGCCTCCGCCACCGCTGCGCCGACCATCCTCGTCGCGTGCCCACAGCCCCGTCAGGAGGTCCACGGTGAGCAGCAGCGCGGCCCGCGAGATCGATCCCGTCCCCTCACTCCGCCACCCCGCCGAGGTCCGCGTCACCGACTCGCTCCCGTCCGTGGCCGAGGCTGCTGCACTCGCCGTCCCGGTGAGCGAGGGTGCGGACCCTCCCGGGGACCTGGGCACCGACGCGGCCCAGCTCGCCGTGCTCGGCTTCACCGGAGCCGCGCACCAGGTCGTCGTCCTGCCCGACCCCGCCGGCAGGGCGCTGGTGGCCCTCGGCGTCGGCGCCGCGGCATCCGTGGACACCACCGTCGTGCGGGACCTGGCTGCGACGTTCGCGCGGGCCGTGCCGCGCCAGACGACGCTCGCCGTCGAGCTGCCCGGCGCCGACCTGGCCGTCCCGCCGGCCGACTTCGCCCAGGCCGTCGTCGAGGGTGTGCTGCTCGCCCGGTGGCGCTTCTTCGTCGGGGCCGGCGGCGACGAACCCACGCTCACCGCCCTCACCCTCGTGGCGCCGCCCGAGCTCGTGGACGACGTACGCACCGGTGCCGCCCGCGGCGAGGTCGTGGCCCGGGCGGCGATGATCAGCCGGGACCTGTCCAACTGCCCGGCCACCACGCTGTCCGCCGAACGGATGGGCGAGGTGGCGACGGAGCTCGCCCCGATCGCCGGTCTGGAGGTCGAGCTGTTCGACCGGGCGCAGCTCGAGGAGATGGGCTGCGGCGGCATCCTGGGCGTCAACCGCGGCAGCGTCGAGGAGCCGCGGCTCATCAAGATGTCCTACCGGCCCGACTCCCCCGTCGGCCACCTCGGCCTCGTCGGCAAGGGGATCATGTACGACTCCGGCGGGATCAGCCTCAAGCCGAGCGACGAGTCGCACGCCCAGATGAAGAACGACATGACCGGCGCCGCGGCCATCCTGGGCGCGATGACCGCGCTGCGGGACCTGGGGTGCCGGGCTTCAGTGACCGCCTACCTGTGCTGCACCGACAACATGCCGTCGGGCTCGGCCATGAAGCTCGGTGACGTCCTGCGGATGCGCAACGGCACCACCGTCGAGGTGCTCAACACCGACGCCGAGGGTCGCCTGGTGATGGCCGACGGGCTCTGCCTCGCGGTCGAGGACGGCGTCGACGCGGTGGTCGACGTCGCGACGCTCACCGGCGCCTGCCTGCGCACCTTCGGCGTGGACGTCGCGGGCGTGATGGGCAACGACGCGAGCCTCGTGGCCCGGCTCCGAGAGGCAGGTGCCGTCGCCGACGAGCCGGTGTGGGAGCTCCCGCTCCACCGCCCCTACCGCGAGCAGCTCGTGTCCACGATCGCCGACATGACCAACATGGGCGGGGCCAACGCCGGGTCGATCACGGCCGCGCTCTTCCTCGAGGAGTTCGTCGACGGGGTCTCGTGGGCCCACGTCGACATCGCCGGCACGGCGCAGCAGCCCGCGGTCCGGACCTGGCGCAACAAGGGCGCCAGCGGCTTCGGCGCGAAGCTGCTGATCGAGCTCGCGACGCGGTTCGAGTCGCCGGGATCCCCGCGATGA